A section of the Trichocoleus sp. genome encodes:
- a CDS encoding DUF4864 domain-containing protein, giving the protein MKQADQTAIRSIVERQLQAFRTDDAMRAFAFASPSIQAQFETPENFMQMVRLGYAPVYRPRSVIFEDIITVEGMPAQKVMLMSAAGELVMALYLMQQQHDGSWRIHGCLIVPIEGRTPDQWEESQ; this is encoded by the coding sequence GTGAAGCAAGCCGACCAAACTGCGATTCGCTCTATTGTTGAACGCCAGCTTCAAGCCTTCCGAACCGACGATGCCATGAGGGCGTTTGCCTTTGCCAGCCCCAGCATCCAGGCACAGTTTGAAACACCTGAGAATTTCATGCAGATGGTGCGGCTAGGCTATGCTCCTGTGTATCGTCCGCGATCGGTCATCTTTGAGGACATCATTACCGTAGAAGGGATGCCTGCCCAAAAAGTCATGTTGATGAGTGCAGCAGGGGAACTGGTCATGGCGCTTTATCTAATGCAACAGCAGCATGATGGGAGTTGGCGGATTCACGGTTGTTTGATTGTGCCGATCGAAGGACGCACCCCCGATCAGTGGGAGGAG